The proteins below come from a single Streptomyces sp. B3I8 genomic window:
- the acnA gene encoding aconitate hydratase AcnA — protein MSANSFDARSTLQVGDESYEIFRLDKVEGSARLPYSLKVLLENLLRTEDGANITADHIRALGGWDSQAQPSQEIQFTPARVIMQDFTGVPCVVDLATMREAVKELGGDAAKINPLAPAELVIDHSVIADKFGTNDAFAQNVELEYGRNRERYQFLRWGQTAFDEFKVVPPGTGIVHQVNIEHLARTVMVRNGQAYPDTLVGTDSHTTMVNGLGVLGWGVGGIEAEAAMLGQPVSMLIPRVVGFKLTGELPTGTTATDLVLTITEMLRKHGVVGKFVEFYGEGVGATSLANRATIGNMSPEFGSTAAIFPIDDETLKYLKLTGRSEQQLALVEAYAKQQGLWLDPKAEPDYSEKLELDLSTVVPSIAGPKRPQDRIVLANAAEQFKQDVRNYVDSVDEAGKESFPASDAPAATDGVPSNPCPVTAPDGTVYELDHGAVTVAAITSCTNTSNPYVMVAAALVAKKAVEKGLTRKPWVKTTLAPGSKVVTDYFDKAGLTPYLDKVGFNLVGYGCTTCIGNSGPLPEEVSKAVNDHDLAVTSVLSGNRNFEGRINPDVKMNYLASPPLVVAYAIAGSMKVDITKDALGADQDGNPVYLKDIWPSEAEVNDVVANAIGEDMFNKSYADVFAGDAQWQALPIPTGDTFEWDAESTYVRKPPYFEGMGMEPAPVEDISGARVLAKLGDSVTTDHISPAGAIKADTPAGKYLTEHGIERRDFNSYGSRRGNHEVMIRGTFANIRLRNQIAPGTEGGYTRDFTQDGGPVSFIYDASRNYIEQGVPLVVLAGKEYGSGSSRDWAAKGTALLGVKAVVAESYERIHRSNLIGMGVLPLQFPEGQTALSLGLTGEETFSVTGVTELNEGTTPRTVKVTTDTGVEFDAVVRIDTPGEADYYRNGGILQYVLRSLIRK, from the coding sequence GTGTCGGCGAACAGCTTCGACGCCCGCAGCACGCTGCAGGTGGGCGACGAGTCGTACGAGATCTTCCGCCTGGACAAGGTGGAGGGCTCGGCCCGACTCCCCTACAGCCTCAAGGTCCTGCTGGAGAACCTGCTTCGCACCGAGGACGGCGCGAACATCACCGCCGACCACATCCGTGCCCTCGGCGGCTGGGACTCGCAGGCACAGCCCTCGCAGGAGATCCAGTTCACGCCGGCCCGCGTGATCATGCAGGACTTCACCGGCGTGCCCTGCGTCGTCGACCTCGCCACCATGCGCGAGGCCGTCAAGGAGCTCGGCGGCGACGCGGCGAAGATCAACCCGCTGGCCCCGGCCGAGCTGGTCATCGACCACTCCGTCATCGCCGACAAGTTCGGCACCAACGACGCCTTCGCCCAGAACGTCGAGCTGGAGTACGGCCGCAACCGCGAGCGCTACCAGTTCCTGCGCTGGGGCCAGACCGCGTTCGACGAGTTCAAGGTCGTCCCGCCGGGCACCGGCATCGTCCACCAGGTGAACATCGAGCACCTGGCCCGCACCGTCATGGTCCGCAACGGCCAGGCCTACCCCGACACCCTGGTCGGCACCGACTCGCACACCACCATGGTCAACGGCCTCGGCGTCCTCGGCTGGGGCGTCGGCGGCATCGAGGCCGAGGCCGCGATGCTCGGCCAGCCGGTCTCCATGCTGATCCCGCGCGTCGTCGGCTTCAAGCTGACCGGCGAGCTGCCCACCGGCACCACCGCCACCGACCTGGTGCTGACCATCACCGAGATGCTCCGCAAGCACGGCGTGGTCGGCAAGTTCGTCGAGTTCTACGGCGAGGGCGTCGGCGCCACCTCCCTGGCCAACCGCGCCACCATCGGCAACATGTCGCCGGAGTTCGGCTCCACCGCCGCGATCTTCCCGATCGACGACGAGACCCTCAAGTACCTGAAGCTGACCGGCCGCAGCGAGCAGCAGCTCGCGCTCGTCGAGGCCTACGCCAAGCAGCAGGGCCTCTGGCTGGACCCGAAGGCCGAGCCGGACTACTCCGAGAAGCTCGAGCTGGACCTGTCCACCGTTGTGCCGTCCATCGCCGGCCCGAAGCGCCCGCAGGACCGCATCGTCCTGGCGAACGCCGCCGAGCAGTTCAAGCAGGACGTGCGCAACTACGTGGACAGCGTGGACGAGGCGGGCAAGGAGTCCTTCCCGGCCTCCGACGCCCCCGCCGCCACCGACGGCGTGCCGAGCAACCCGTGCCCCGTCACCGCCCCCGACGGCACCGTCTACGAGCTGGACCACGGCGCGGTGACGGTCGCGGCCATCACCTCCTGCACCAACACCTCCAACCCCTACGTCATGGTCGCCGCCGCGCTGGTGGCCAAGAAGGCGGTGGAGAAGGGCCTGACCCGCAAGCCGTGGGTCAAGACCACGCTCGCCCCGGGCTCCAAGGTCGTCACCGACTACTTCGACAAGGCGGGCCTGACCCCGTACCTCGACAAGGTCGGCTTCAACCTGGTCGGTTACGGCTGCACCACCTGCATCGGCAACTCCGGCCCGCTGCCGGAGGAGGTCTCCAAGGCGGTCAACGACCACGACCTCGCGGTGACCTCGGTCCTCTCCGGCAACCGGAACTTCGAGGGCCGCATCAACCCCGACGTCAAGATGAACTACCTCGCCTCGCCGCCGCTGGTCGTCGCCTACGCGATCGCCGGCTCGATGAAGGTGGACATCACCAAGGACGCCCTCGGCGCCGACCAGGACGGCAACCCCGTCTACCTGAAGGACATCTGGCCCTCCGAGGCCGAGGTCAACGACGTCGTGGCGAACGCCATCGGCGAGGACATGTTCAACAAGTCCTACGCCGACGTCTTCGCCGGCGACGCCCAGTGGCAGGCGCTGCCGATCCCCACCGGCGACACCTTCGAGTGGGACGCCGAGTCCACCTACGTCCGCAAGCCCCCGTACTTCGAGGGCATGGGCATGGAGCCCGCCCCGGTCGAGGACATCTCCGGCGCCCGCGTGCTGGCCAAGCTGGGCGACTCGGTCACCACCGACCACATCTCCCCGGCCGGTGCCATCAAGGCCGACACCCCGGCCGGCAAGTACCTCACGGAGCACGGCATCGAGCGCCGCGACTTCAACAGCTACGGCTCGCGCCGCGGCAACCACGAGGTCATGATCCGCGGCACGTTCGCCAACATTCGCCTGCGCAACCAGATCGCGCCGGGCACCGAGGGCGGCTACACCCGCGACTTCACGCAGGACGGCGGTCCGGTGTCGTTCATCTACGACGCCTCGCGCAACTACATCGAGCAGGGCGTGCCGCTGGTCGTCCTGGCCGGCAAGGAGTACGGCTCCGGTTCGTCCCGCGACTGGGCGGCCAAGGGCACCGCGCTCCTCGGCGTCAAGGCCGTCGTCGCCGAGTCGTACGAGCGCATCCACCGCTCGAACCTCATCGGCATGGGCGTGCTGCCGCTGCAGTTCCCGGAGGGCCAGACCGCGCTCTCCCTCGGCCTGACCGGCGAGGAGACCTTCTCCGTCACCGGCGTCACCGAGCTCAACGAGGGCACCACCCCGCGCACGGTGAAGGTCACCACCGACACCGGTGTCGAGTTCGACGCGGTCGTCCGCATCGACACCCCCGGTGAGGCCGACTACTACCGCAACGGCGGCATCCTGCAGTACGTGCTGCGCAGCCTGATCCGCAAGTAA
- a CDS encoding lytic polysaccharide monooxygenase: MAKLKAAGEAKARAEAGAAAPLRPPRRPPLSARTRALFLVLAALLVTVPALALVVTAGGPAEAHGTPMKPASRTFLCWQDALTDTGEIKPVNPACKAAQQVSGTTPFYNWFSVLRSDGAGRTRGFVPDGELCSGGNPNFTGFNAARDDWPVTHLTSGATVDFSYNAWAAHPGWFYVYVTKDGYDPTQPLTWDDMEDEPFLSVDHPPLHGTPGTVEANYSWTGKLPENKSGRHVIYMVWQRSDSAETFYSCSDVVFDGGNGEVTGIHDPGNTPTDPVPGTCTATRETTGSWSGGYQSQVTVTNSGDVPMLGWMVDWTLPDGQKVDSLWSGNATYSGQDVMVHNADWNGALDPGESATFGYVVTGADGDGTAALPCQVG; the protein is encoded by the coding sequence ATGGCAAAGCTGAAAGCGGCAGGAGAAGCAAAGGCGAGAGCGGAAGCGGGAGCCGCAGCGCCCTTACGCCCCCCGCGCCGCCCGCCCCTCTCCGCCCGCACCCGCGCCCTCTTCCTCGTCCTTGCCGCACTCCTCGTCACCGTCCCGGCGCTCGCCCTGGTCGTCACGGCCGGCGGTCCCGCCGAGGCGCACGGCACCCCCATGAAGCCCGCGAGCCGCACCTTCCTGTGCTGGCAGGACGCGCTGACCGACACCGGTGAGATCAAGCCCGTCAACCCGGCCTGCAAGGCGGCCCAGCAGGTCAGCGGTACCACGCCGTTCTACAACTGGTTCTCCGTGCTCCGCTCGGACGGCGCCGGCCGCACCCGAGGATTCGTCCCCGACGGCGAACTGTGCAGCGGCGGCAACCCCAACTTCACCGGCTTCAATGCCGCCCGCGACGACTGGCCGGTCACCCACCTCACCTCCGGTGCGACCGTCGACTTCTCGTACAACGCCTGGGCCGCGCACCCGGGTTGGTTCTACGTCTACGTCACCAAGGACGGCTACGACCCGACGCAGCCGCTCACCTGGGACGACATGGAGGACGAGCCGTTCCTCTCGGTCGACCACCCGCCGCTGCACGGCACCCCCGGCACGGTGGAGGCCAACTACTCCTGGACCGGCAAGCTCCCCGAGAACAAGTCCGGGCGCCACGTCATCTACATGGTCTGGCAGCGCTCGGACAGTGCGGAGACCTTCTACTCCTGCTCCGACGTGGTCTTCGACGGCGGCAACGGCGAGGTGACGGGCATCCACGACCCGGGGAACACCCCGACCGACCCGGTGCCGGGCACCTGCACCGCCACCCGCGAAACCACGGGCAGTTGGAGCGGCGGTTACCAGTCCCAGGTGACGGTCACCAACTCCGGTGACGTGCCGATGCTGGGCTGGATGGTCGACTGGACCCTGCCGGACGGGCAGAAGGTCGACAGTCTCTGGAGCGGCAACGCCACGTACTCGGGTCAGGACGTCATGGTCCACAACGCGGACTGGAACGGCGCGCTGGATCCGGGCGAGAGCGCCACGTTCGGCTACGTCGTCACGGGCGCCGACGGGGACGGCACAGCCGCCTTGCCCTGCCAGGTCGGCTGA
- a CDS encoding GH92 family glycosyl hydrolase — protein sequence MRFRPASLLLAAVLATGGATPALAASATAPPTPDLVRDPTTYVDPLIGSKNGGDTYPGAVTPFGMFSFSPETTRGNATATTAPGGYQYDATRIRGFSLTHMSGTGCAGGSGDIPFFPYAGEVTSSPASDTKDAVYASDFSHGDETAEPGHYKVGLKSGVTADLTATARTGSARFTYPADKPASLLIRSANSEVGSTDSTVRIDPQTRTVSGSVTSGNFCGYLDPEGQRAYYTLYFTAHFDRDFSATGTWQDAELKPGSTTASGGTGDFKESGGRPVAGKGAGGYVQFAAGDKPVNVKVGISYVSQKGAEANLRAENSAHRSFDSVAKAAHDAWRDRLDGIRVGGGTDAERTTFYTALYHAMFHPNIISDADRRYRGSDDKVHRVTRGHQAQYGTFSGWDVYRDQVQLLTLLDPRAGSDVAQSLYELARQNGGVWDRWLHGASGTHVMNGDPSPSALAGIRAFGGTDFDLRGALKSLVKAATVPTAQDLSSAGKPVLSAGQRPSLDKYLKLHYMPSVSNAWGGAAETLEMSTADFSLSQLASAVHDKKTAKTFASRSQWWQNNFNLAADQTGGYIANRKADGSWVTGFTPGTGNGFVEGTAAQYTWMVQHNPAGLFAAMGGKDKALARLDSFFHDADGGWAFTGSGGDKSEMDNEPSINVPYLYDYAGAPYKTQETVRAAMTKLWTTQPGGIPGNDDLGAMSSWYVFSALGMYPQVPSRAELVLASPLFPRVVIDRPHGKDIEIRAKGAAADAPYIQSLKVDGRSTDRTWLPESFVRDGGRLDYTLSSTPDKTWGTDAADAPPSFRDGEQPYQIGVGPTTATLAPGESTTLDIRALALSGGAGPEVRFQVDTPAGVTASPASGTVKDGAQKITLTAAKDAEQGFSDVKVSVTSGDTSYAQPIALTVAAPGSLLAAYNNTGVSDDAGDHDEADYDGGGWSYSLQALKTAGLTPGAQGTVSGLTYTWPDSPSGRPDNAAAAGQRVELADPAGKLSFLGSAVNGNQQTKATVTFTDGTTAQTDLSFTDWTVGGGGGTVQYDNVVVAKTAYRNVAGADKDPVATYVFATKPYEAPAGKQIASVTLPNNGDLHVFTVAVG from the coding sequence ATGCGTTTCCGCCCGGCATCCCTGCTGCTGGCCGCCGTCCTGGCGACCGGCGGCGCCACCCCGGCGCTCGCCGCGAGCGCCACCGCACCACCGACACCGGACCTGGTCCGGGACCCGACCACGTACGTCGACCCGCTGATCGGCAGCAAGAACGGCGGCGACACCTACCCCGGTGCCGTCACGCCCTTCGGCATGTTCTCCTTCAGCCCCGAGACCACCCGCGGAAACGCCACCGCCACCACAGCCCCCGGCGGCTACCAGTACGACGCCACCCGCATCCGCGGCTTCAGCCTGACGCACATGTCCGGCACCGGCTGCGCCGGCGGCAGCGGGGACATCCCGTTCTTCCCGTACGCGGGCGAGGTGACCTCCTCCCCGGCGAGCGACACCAAGGACGCGGTCTACGCCTCGGACTTCAGCCACGGCGACGAGACGGCCGAGCCCGGCCACTACAAGGTCGGCCTCAAGTCCGGCGTCACCGCCGACCTGACCGCCACCGCGCGCACCGGCTCGGCCCGCTTCACCTACCCGGCCGACAAGCCGGCCTCGCTGCTGATCCGCAGCGCCAACTCCGAGGTGGGCTCCACCGATTCCACGGTGCGGATCGACCCGCAGACCCGTACGGTCTCCGGTTCGGTCACCTCCGGCAACTTCTGCGGCTACCTCGACCCCGAGGGCCAACGCGCCTACTACACCCTGTACTTCACCGCCCACTTCGACCGTGACTTCTCCGCCACCGGCACCTGGCAGGACGCCGAGCTCAAGCCCGGCTCGACGACCGCGAGCGGCGGCACCGGCGACTTCAAGGAGAGCGGCGGACGCCCCGTCGCCGGCAAGGGCGCCGGCGGCTACGTCCAGTTCGCGGCGGGCGACAAGCCGGTGAACGTCAAGGTCGGCATCTCCTACGTCAGCCAGAAGGGCGCCGAGGCCAACCTCCGCGCCGAGAACTCCGCGCACCGCTCCTTCGACTCCGTGGCCAAGGCCGCCCACGACGCCTGGCGCGACCGGCTGGACGGCATCCGGGTCGGCGGCGGCACCGACGCCGAGCGCACCACCTTCTACACCGCGCTCTACCACGCCATGTTCCACCCGAACATCATCAGCGACGCCGACCGCAGATACCGCGGCAGCGACGACAAGGTGCACCGGGTGACCCGCGGCCACCAGGCGCAGTACGGCACCTTCTCCGGCTGGGACGTCTACCGCGACCAGGTGCAGCTGCTGACACTGCTGGACCCCCGCGCCGGCTCCGACGTGGCGCAGTCGCTGTACGAACTCGCCCGGCAGAACGGGGGAGTCTGGGACCGCTGGCTGCACGGAGCCTCCGGCACCCACGTGATGAACGGCGATCCCTCGCCGTCCGCCCTGGCCGGCATCCGTGCCTTCGGCGGCACCGACTTCGATCTGCGCGGCGCGCTGAAGTCCCTGGTGAAGGCGGCCACCGTACCGACCGCGCAGGACCTGTCCTCCGCGGGCAAGCCGGTCCTCTCGGCGGGCCAGCGTCCCTCGCTCGACAAGTACCTGAAGCTGCACTACATGCCGTCGGTCTCCAACGCCTGGGGCGGCGCTGCCGAGACGCTGGAGATGTCGACCGCCGACTTCTCCCTCTCCCAGCTCGCCTCGGCGGTGCACGACAAGAAGACCGCGAAGACCTTCGCGAGCCGCTCGCAGTGGTGGCAGAACAACTTCAACCTCGCCGCCGACCAGACCGGCGGCTACATCGCCAACCGCAAGGCCGACGGCAGCTGGGTCACCGGGTTCACCCCGGGCACCGGCAACGGCTTCGTGGAGGGCACGGCCGCCCAGTACACCTGGATGGTCCAGCACAACCCGGCCGGGCTGTTCGCCGCGATGGGCGGCAAGGACAAGGCGCTCGCCCGCCTCGACTCCTTCTTCCACGACGCCGACGGCGGCTGGGCGTTCACCGGCAGCGGCGGCGACAAGTCCGAGATGGACAACGAGCCGTCCATCAACGTGCCCTACCTGTACGACTACGCGGGCGCGCCCTACAAGACGCAGGAGACCGTGCGCGCGGCGATGACGAAGCTGTGGACGACGCAGCCGGGCGGCATCCCCGGCAACGACGACCTCGGCGCGATGTCGTCCTGGTACGTCTTCTCGGCGCTCGGCATGTACCCGCAGGTGCCCTCCCGCGCCGAACTCGTCCTCGCCTCCCCGCTGTTCCCGCGCGTGGTGATCGACCGCCCGCACGGCAAGGACATCGAGATCCGCGCGAAGGGCGCCGCCGCGGACGCCCCGTACATCCAGTCCCTCAAGGTCGACGGCAGGTCCACCGACCGCACCTGGCTCCCGGAGTCCTTCGTCCGCGACGGCGGCCGGCTGGACTACACGCTCTCCTCGACGCCCGACAAGACGTGGGGCACCGACGCGGCCGACGCCCCGCCGTCCTTCCGGGACGGTGAGCAGCCGTACCAGATCGGTGTGGGCCCGACCACGGCGACACTCGCCCCGGGCGAGAGCACCACGCTCGACATCCGCGCGCTGGCCCTGAGCGGCGGCGCGGGTCCGGAGGTCCGCTTCCAGGTGGACACCCCGGCGGGCGTGACGGCGAGCCCGGCCTCGGGCACGGTGAAGGACGGCGCCCAGAAGATCACCCTCACCGCGGCGAAGGACGCGGAGCAGGGCTTCTCGGACGTGAAGGTGAGCGTCACCTCCGGTGACACCTCCTACGCCCAGCCGATCGCCCTGACCGTCGCGGCCCCCGGCTCTCTGCTGGCCGCGTACAACAACACCGGTGTCTCCGACGACGCCGGTGACCACGACGAGGCGGACTACGACGGCGGCGGCTGGAGCTACTCGCTGCAGGCGCTGAAGACGGCCGGGCTGACCCCCGGCGCGCAGGGCACGGTGTCCGGGCTGACCTACACCTGGCCCGACTCCCCGTCGGGCCGCCCCGACAACGCGGCCGCCGCCGGCCAGAGGGTCGAGCTGGCAGACCCGGCCGGCAAGCTGTCCTTCCTCGGCAGCGCGGTCAACGGCAACCAGCAGACGAAGGCGACGGTCACGTTCACGGACGGCACGACCGCGCAGACCGACCTGTCCTTCACGGACTGGACGGTCGGCGGGGGCGGCGGCACGGTCCAGTACGACAACGTGGTCGTCGCCAAGACCGCGTACCGCAACGTCGCCGGCGCCGACAAGGACCCGGTCGCCACCTACGTCTTCGCCACGAAGCCGTACGAGGCCCCGGCCGGCAAGCAGATCGCGAGCGTGACGCTCCCGAACAACGGTGACCTGCACGTCTTCACGGTCGCCGTGGGCTGA